The Rhodamnia argentea isolate NSW1041297 chromosome 7, ASM2092103v1, whole genome shotgun sequence genome contains the following window.
tCTCGAGCCAttgcgactttggttgtcattcaattgcgagggtcaatcactagtcccgatggacacgatcgttagaaaaaaatttagggatatttggaacccatacgaggtcaaacggaatcacccgtgatccaagcgtagggtattatccaaatcgttccttaatcatcctaggatcggcctatattggtctaaaatattcccccgacaattttcatggccaaagagtcagcctatgatcaagttcttaggtccacgtacttgattttcctggctagccattcccatttggttagtttaCTCGAAAGGGATCAGGCCCGAGTGAGATTATACTGAAATACAttgatgagacttttcatttattcaaggcttcaaaacgagtcaAAATACATGATGTcacacgtgattttttttaattattattttctctatcctatgtggccatgacgtggctaaaacgatATTGTTTTGGACCAAatgtgatttttaatataatttttgtttaaattaattCAGAAAACAACCTAAATTAAGCaaaaggggggaggggggttaTGAAACTAGGCAGCGACAGCTGATTTGGACTAAAATGATGTTATTTTAActttatgtttcatgttttagaCACGTCATCGCCGtgttggagagagaaaatagtacataaaaaaaatttcccaatcAGCATTTCCGTTAGTCAAGTTTAACGGGGTTAACAAAAATACTCGATTGTGTCAATTTGATAAGACTAAGATTTAAAATTCGATTACACCGTCTACACGTTTTAGTACTCAAATGCACTttcataacaaattttaggacttccaatgcaaaaaaaaaagaaaaaaagttataggTATGGACAAAAATTTGGgtttatttattaaaattagatttgttTGCGGTGTAAGGTTGATTAAATTACTAAGTAAGAAGATTTGTTCTAGGGTGACCTCTTTATTTACGTGAACTTTGCACAAAAGagtattctttgtttttttttttttttggtcggatgcaAAGGAGATAGCGACTGTCTTGAGGTATTGGCCGACAAAGCGAGGATCAAACGAGGGAGAAAGTTGACGTATCGATGGTCAAAATGCAAAAGAGAGTTCAAAatgtaagtaaaaaaaaataggaagaaTCTAAAGACTTGCTTTTCCGGAAGCCAACGAGAATCATGCTTTCCCGCGTTGGAATTGAAATAGTTGCATGACTTTTGACGTGTCTTATGTTGAGCTAAGAAAAGTATTTATAGAATCACATTAGCACGTCCTCTGTAACACTCGTGGAGAATGTTGAACGTATCGACATTGGCAAGAAAATGCAATATTGGTGCTAAAAAGGCCTAGGCTGGTTCGTACTTCGATCTTCGCATGCTACTTTTTTCAACGAGAATAACTATATTTGATCATGTTATCCCCAGTTTCTTGTGTCTGTTGTATGTGTATATGAAGATTCCAAGCTTGTCCTTCCAACTTCAGTTTGGGACAGATTGGAAGAGTTGAATCATGACTACTTTCGAAATTACTACATAAGGACTAAGTTGAAAGGGTAGATCCTCAGCCAGTAGTTTGGGACACATTGGAAGAGTTGAATCACGAAAACTGTCGGAAAAGTTTGATCGCTGATGAAGATACAACAGTACATTACGGTTCTTCAGTGTGGTGATGTGTGACGACAATCACTTTGGTTAAGTATTATTTAACTCCACCTCTTTTTGCTTCCTGGTTTAAAAGAAATATACCTCCAGAATATTTACCAAAGTCACAGAGAAACATGTTCAACAATTACTCAGTTTCCCTCCCGGATATTTTCCcactattgttgttgttattagtAATGTGTGATTTTGTCCTGTGCATAGACATTCAAACGATGCATCTCTTGGGAACAAGTTGAAGTTGTATCAGAATCATCACCACTTTTCATGATCAACCTTCACTTCTTCACGTTGATAACATATCTTGATAAGTATTTCATCATAACCATTGCTACTTTTTATATCCAACAATCACTTCTTTTCGTGCCCAATTCAATCTCCACTCTTAACTATTTATCCATAGCAAAGTATTTCAGCAATGTAGACGTGGATGAACTTCccgaacaagaaaaaaaacgaaagacagTTGCTCCGAAGAATGGACCAGAAAAATTGGGTCTTACCCGGTGCTCTTCTAAGCGAGGCCATCTGTCTATGATTTTGCTTCTTGGAAGTCCGTTTATGTAGACCTTGAAGTTCAGCCTACGAAATCTGCGGTCCATTCAACAAGTCGGGTTGTCATAGTTTTGAACTCTTAGTTATGTGAGCTTTTAGTTGTTCTCGTCCTCCTTTCGTGGTGCTGCGGAGCGACAAATACTTGCAAATGGAAAAGACAATTATGCAGCCTCCCGTCAAAATTAATGGTCTTTCTCATCAGGATGATTCATCAACGAGCGTCACAAATTATGTGAACAATTAAGAAACTCGATCGATGTTTCCGGATCTCGTTTCCATGAGAGAATTGGTTTatttcatacatttttttttcccaattgggTTGAACCTAGTACTTACTCTGGTGAGATTAGCTTAACTCTTCATCTCAATCTGAAATTTACTTACCTGCTGTACAGAATTCGTAATTCAAATTTCCTGCTTGTGCGCATTACTTAACTTCCGTGAATTCTTTTATTTGCGCTAGTTTAAATACATGCATCGTCCAAGAACGCAAATTGCTTTGTCGGCTTAAGGCATAAGGTGTGGCATAACTCTGTTTGCCTTGTGAACTCTCGCTTCAGAGGACATGACAATTCTTTCCATAGTACTGGTATGTTGGGAAGATCATAATTGCCGAAACTGATAAACCATATTGCCTGAAACAACATGATAGTCATGCGCATTCGAGTCCAACGCCTTAAATTTCAATATTAGTTTTGTGAGGCTGACTCGTGCTCACGCTTGCAGGCTTGTGGTTAAAAGGCTGGCAAATTAAAATAACTTGTCCAATTCCTTAATCATCATTCTCATGTAATAGTTCAAAGGCTTCATCAGACTCCATGTATTATCACAAATACTTCCACTTGCCTTGAGGACACTAGCAAATGTGAAATGGTGTGGCCCCACTGGATCTTTTATTATTCCCCAAAAGAGTTTGATGGCCACCTCATTCTTCTTTAGTTTGCGCATGTCCCACGATTATTGGTGTCTAGACATCACGTTACGATCTTGCATGCGATTAAACACCTTTCTCGAATCATGAGGCGATCCACTAACTACACACTTCACGTCCATGTCCACCAAGTTGCATCCAACACAGACATCTGAAGCCATCCCAGACCATACAATCCATGAATGCAATTGCACACCAAGGAATTTGATTGGATGCAAGATCGAATCAATAGCTTCCTTTGGACAACCCCAACTGAGTACATCTCGTCATCATCAAAGTCCACTCAACCACATTCCACACGGGCATTTTCTCGAACAACTTACGAGCTGAAACCAAATCAGCACTACCCTTTGCAAACGTGTCAATTGATGCACACCCAACACACATATCAGAATCAAGATAGCCGCTTTTGATTGTAAACCCGAAACTCTATCAACATTTGATGCATTCTTCGGAACCGAACAAGCCCGAGGGACACAAAAACCATCTTCAAACATACGAAAGAAAGTATCGACTGCTTTAAATGCGGTGTGTTATTGGCATAGCAAGAGATCATGGAACTCCAAGAAACCAAATCCCTTTTATTACTCATGTCCCTAAAAGTCCTATCCGCCTCAGCCCAGTCATTGGATTTTGAGTAGAGACTGATGCGCGAGTTGAGATTTCACCGAGACGGGCTCAAGTTGGGATCGAGCGAGTGCACATTTGAACGCGCCTCAGCCCAGTCATTGGATTTTGACTAGAGACTGATACGCGAGTTGAGAATCCACCGGGTCGGGCTCAAGCTGGGAACGAGCGAGCGCGCAATGGACGCGCCTCCCAAGTGAAGTTCTTCGCAGGAGCAAATGCACGacttgaggaggagagagaacgagagGAGGTTGGGACGGGACCCGTCACGGGACAGGAGAGGCCGAGGTGAGACATCGCTCCGCTGAGTTGGGTGATCTTGATCAGGCGGCGGTCAAGAGGAGAGGGGGAGAGGTTTTGGCGAGAAGGGGAGAGCTTGACATTGGacgttggagagagagagagagagagagagagagagagagagagagtcgttgCTCCATAGAAGTCGAGCTTGGTCTGTCATATCAGGAAACAAGGAATGTAAACAGAGAGGCATATGAGGCAATTCTTCCGCAAAACACAGGATGTAACAAACACTAAAATCATACACGTTCGCGAATTACATGTTCAACTATGCTTCTGCTGAGGCTACTTTTATTTTGCATTCATTCGAacatggagaaaagaaaaatcatacaaTGCACGCTGCCGTAATTTCATTGCCATTCTGAAATTGGTACCCTTCACAAATTGTGGGGGGCACTCGATGTGGTTGGGAATGATTCAAGTTCTATTCAGCGTCCACGTCATCAACTGGCTTCTCGGACGGATACAAACGCAGTTTCGGAGGTAGTTGCAGATTATCAATATCACCTTCAAGCAAGTTTAGCACCCTCCTCATCGATGGCCAGTCATCAGGGATAAACTGTATGCACCAGAGGCCAACTATTATCATCTTCCTCGTTATCTCCTTTTCCCCTTCTACTTCCTCGATTTCCACCTCGTTCCCTTTGCTGAGTTGATCATACACccacaaaaggaaataaatttgACTTGAATGTTCTGCATGTGCATTTATATTTCTCCTTCTACCAGCCATTTCCATCAGCAACATCCCAAAACTATAAACATCAGCTTTATATGAGACACCACCAATGTCCCTGTAGAATAGCTCAGGCGCCATGTATCCCAAGCTTCCTCTTGCAGCGGTCAATGACACTATGTTGTAGTCCGTAGGATAAAGTCTTGCAAGCCCGAAGTTAGAAACTTTCGGAATGAAATTTTGATCTAGAAGAATATTGTGAGGCTTGATGTCAAAGTGTAGAATTTGCATGTCGCATCCCCGATGTAAATATTCTATCCCCCTAGCCACACGAAAAGAtatctcatatcttttcttatAGTCAAGAGAATCATTTCCATCTTTCGAGAAAAGGTGTTTATCCAAAGATCTGTTCGACATGAAATCGTACACGAGAGCTTGCTTAGAGTTGTTAAAGCAAAAACCAACAAGTTGCACCACGTTAACATGGTGGATCCTTCCAACAATAGCCACTTCACTTATAAAATCTTGGCCGTTAGATTTTGGTTTGTTCAAAATCTTAACGGCAACTTCATTGCCACTTCTAAGTACTCCTTTGTACACAGAGCCATATCCTCCACCTAATTTGTGTCTGAAATTTCTGGTGATTTTCTTGATGTCCGAGTAAGAGTACCTTATGGGCAAAAAGTTGTTATGAGCTTGAAGGAACTCTTCGATGTTTCCGTCTGCTGCAAGGTGCCTTCTCATCCACTTATAGATTAGAAATATCAATACACATGGAGCTCCAAGTATGAATTTTGCTGCGACGAAATGGGCTGTGGAGAAATTCGTCCCGGGATTAGAGTACTGCAATGATTCTAATTAGatgtagaaatttctttcttcttttgggcATAGTGCTGCTTGAGATATTCATAGTTGTGAGGAGAAAAGGCTTAGTCATAcctaagaaaaaggagagatgaGGAAGTGCATATAGCGCAAGTGCCGCTTCCATGGAACTATCTGCAGAAAGCAAGAGAATTTGTTCGAGATGACTGAAAATGATTAACAAGCGTTAATGACCAATCAAGGAAAACCTAAACTTATCATTTCCGTGGTAAATGATTCACGATTAAGCTATAACCCAAGTCAAAGGTAAGCTCGCACAATCATTGCGAGTAATTCTGATTAGCAAACATCATCCAATAGATGAAGAATTCATTCTCCCGCATAATAACAACAACCATGTAAGGGACATGAACTACTatcaaatcaaacattttcGCCCAAGTCATATATGAATTCATCAAACCCAGAAGTTTTATAAAACGTTTTCAATTAagtgacgtggcaattttttccACGAGtaatttgaagaaattaatgACGCAATGTGTAGGTCCTACGTGTTATCAGTATCCACTTGAAACTTTCTATGTATCTCGATGAATAAAAATTTGGTAAGATCTCTTAATAGAGCTAGCATCtaagaaaaggaggaggaacaagaagaagaaagaaagaaagaaaaagaaaagcttgagGGAAAGTCGCTTACTGGATTTATAGTAACTGCACCTCCGCGGACCATATATTAAACTCAAGAAGCAAAATCGAGATGTTCCATCTGCCCAACTGTGTTCTTCATAGAAGAGAGTGAATCCCTCGGCCATCATGTCGTGGAGGTCCTTGTACGGTAAGCCCACACGAtaattaggggtgtcaacgggtcGGGTCTCGGCCTGGCCCGATCTCGCCCAAAACTGAACAGTGCCaagcccgacccggcccgaaccCTCTTTGAGTCAGGTCGggtcggtttcttttttttttctttttttttttgaatcaaaatcacttgacatgtccGTCGAATGAacgaatataaataataaaaatgaaaataagataaattaaaaagaaaacgtgggtgaaaaaaaaaagccgaaaCCGGGCAGGCCCGACCCGGCCGGATCCTAACAGTACCAAGCTGGCCAGAAAGGCCTGAAAATTAGGGTGAACTTTTGGGCCGGGCCGGGTCGGACTAGCACGAgcttttttgacacctctaacaATAATACTGATCCCTTTTCCACTCCCATATATAGTACGACGCGAATGCCATCATGGTTACGGCACAAGAATCCTGGATGTCCGATGCTCTTAATCCATCATATGACCCAAGAACAGCGTATGAGCACGCCTTCTTTTGGAAAAGATTAGGAGGCGTGCAAGTAGAATGCGCTCCCTCAATGCATGGTTTGGTATCAACATACAAAGTAGAAGCAACGAGGCTGCGAGCACTTCACTAAGACCACTAAGCTTTCGAAAGAAGGAAAGTAGGGAGTATCACTGAAGTGGGGTATTAGCTTCGAGTTACGAGGGAGGGACAAGCAATTATCCTTTTGCAAACCATCGGCAATCACCATTATGTGGCCATTGAATTGATCTTTGTTATCATAGGAAAGGTAATCGATTGACTTCACATAATATCGCGCTGCGTAAAAATACAGAACAGTGCGGTTATTTTCACAAGCTAGCTCATACTTAGAGCGGCCACAGCCTTTCGGATCACCTTTCAATCCGAAAGGATAGCTTATGTTGCGGACCTCGCCGCAAGATGAAGCAGTGCACAAGTGATTCTTCTTCGCACTGCAACTTGTCCCTAGTAGTAAAACAGGCAATACGAGTAGAATTACATGGTGCATCAATACGGAGCCGAGAGAACTAATCATCTCTCCACTGTTTGATGCAAGAATATTAGCTTGATAATTGTGGTGGAGGCTCAATAAAGGGATGGTTTGTGTAATGGAATAGATCGATTCCAGGTCATCCGTCATTGTAACGTCCAAGTCAACCTGCAACACAAAGTCAAGTGAAGAAAGTAACTTGTGGGGACGTACCAACCGTTCCATCAGGGAAACTTAGGCAGAGATTGTAGTCCGCGCAGTCAAGCAAACCCGACAGCGGGGTGGATTACTTGTATAGATAGCTTTCACATTAATTAGGAAGGAAACTTCTTTGCGATTTCTAAATTTGACAGATTCCGCAAATTTATTCTCTCTAGGAATCAGCT
Protein-coding sequences here:
- the LOC115730722 gene encoding rust resistance kinase Lr10-like, producing the protein MMAEGFTLFYEEHSWADGTSRFCFLSLIYGPRRCSYYKSNSSMEAALALYALPHLSFFLAHFVAAKFILGAPCVLIFLIYKWMRRHLAADGNIEEFLQAHNNFLPIRYSYSDIKKITRNFRHKLGGGYGSVYKGVLRSGNEVAVKILNKPKSNGQDFISEVAIVGRIHHVNVVQLVGFCFNNSKQALVYDFMSNRSLDKHLFSKDGNDSLDYKKRYEISFRVARGIEYLHRGCDMQILHFDIKPHNILLDQNFIPKVSNFGLARLYPTDYNIVSLTAARGSLGYMAPELFYRDIGGVSYKADVYSFGMLLMEMAGRRRNINAHAEHSSQIYFLLWVYDQLSKGNEVEIEEVEGEKEITRKMIIVGLWCIQFIPDDWPSMRRVLNLLEGDIDNLQLPPKLRLYPSEKPVDDVDAE